From Planctomycetota bacterium, a single genomic window includes:
- the uvrC gene encoding excinuclease ABC subunit UvrC: MSLPTRVQEKLAVLPEACGVYLMKDCHSKVIYVGKAVNLRARVRSYFQASGDDRVFVEHMVPRVADLDWVLVASEKEALLLENNLIKQFKPRFNIQLKDDKTFLSIRLDRRHPFPRLETVRRYQEDGASYFGPYASAAAVRETLRIVNTVFPIRKCPEAVFRSRTRPCLYHEIGRCVAPCVGYVDAAAYGQLLDEVEMFLRGRNQELAERLAAKMRQAAAAQEYELAARYRDQLAAVQRTIEAQSLAGSPRVDRDVFGFHQEGEAMLVQALLVRRGRLEDVPTYAVATRGHDAAHAFAEFLQRFYAANRFIPPEVLVPVVLAGAPALADWLADRRGGAVLVHCPQRGEKARLVAMAMRNAESAFRAAHATERDRSRLLQGLQAALGLAQLPHRMECYDISNIGGAEAVGSQVTFDDGAPNKARYRRYRIKTVQGADDYAMMREVLLRRLQRGVAEQDLPDLIIVDGGKGQLAVAQSVMADLAVGGVDVVALAKGRDRRPASRAGRAPMPTDERVFVPGRAEPIVLPRDAAELHLLERIRDEAHRFAIAYHRKLRRRPFLGSVLDRIPGVGPARKRALVAHFGSVRAIRAASPRELAEVPGISARQAAIIHAAFHDQGASPQAT; the protein is encoded by the coding sequence ATGTCGCTCCCGACCAGGGTCCAGGAGAAGCTCGCCGTCCTGCCCGAGGCCTGCGGCGTGTACCTGATGAAGGACTGCCACAGCAAGGTGATCTACGTGGGCAAGGCCGTGAACCTCCGGGCCAGGGTGCGGTCCTACTTCCAGGCGTCGGGCGACGATCGGGTCTTCGTCGAGCACATGGTGCCGAGGGTGGCGGACCTCGATTGGGTGTTGGTCGCCAGCGAGAAGGAGGCGCTGCTCCTCGAGAACAACCTGATCAAGCAGTTCAAGCCTCGCTTCAACATCCAGCTCAAGGACGACAAGACGTTCCTCAGCATCCGCCTGGACCGCCGCCACCCCTTCCCACGCCTGGAGACGGTGCGGCGGTATCAGGAGGACGGGGCCTCGTATTTCGGCCCCTATGCCTCCGCGGCGGCGGTGCGCGAGACCTTGCGGATCGTGAACACCGTGTTCCCCATCCGCAAGTGCCCCGAGGCCGTGTTCCGGAGCCGCACCCGGCCCTGCCTCTATCACGAGATCGGCCGCTGCGTGGCGCCCTGCGTGGGGTATGTGGACGCCGCCGCGTACGGGCAACTGCTCGATGAGGTGGAGATGTTCCTTCGCGGCAGGAACCAGGAGCTGGCGGAACGCCTCGCCGCCAAGATGCGCCAGGCCGCGGCCGCGCAGGAGTACGAGCTCGCGGCCAGGTACCGCGACCAGCTCGCCGCCGTGCAACGCACGATCGAGGCCCAGTCGCTCGCAGGTTCTCCGCGCGTTGACCGGGACGTCTTCGGCTTCCACCAGGAGGGCGAGGCGATGCTCGTCCAGGCCCTTCTCGTCCGCCGCGGCCGGCTCGAGGACGTGCCCACCTACGCCGTCGCCACGCGCGGCCACGACGCCGCTCATGCCTTCGCCGAGTTCCTCCAGCGCTTCTACGCCGCGAACCGCTTCATCCCGCCCGAGGTGCTGGTTCCCGTTGTTCTGGCCGGCGCTCCGGCGCTCGCCGACTGGCTCGCCGACCGCCGCGGCGGCGCGGTGCTGGTCCACTGCCCGCAGCGCGGCGAGAAGGCGCGCCTGGTGGCCATGGCCATGCGCAACGCCGAGAGCGCGTTCCGGGCCGCGCACGCCACGGAGCGCGACCGCTCGCGTCTCCTCCAGGGGCTCCAGGCCGCCCTCGGCCTCGCCCAGCTCCCCCACCGCATGGAGTGTTACGACATCTCGAACATCGGAGGCGCCGAGGCCGTGGGCTCGCAGGTGACCTTCGACGACGGCGCTCCCAACAAGGCACGCTATCGCCGGTACCGCATCAAGACGGTCCAGGGCGCCGACGACTATGCCATGATGCGCGAGGTCCTGCTCCGCCGGCTCCAGCGCGGCGTGGCCGAGCAGGACCTGCCCGACCTGATCATCGTGGACGGCGGAAAGGGGCAGCTCGCGGTCGCGCAGTCCGTGATGGCCGACCTGGCAGTGGGCGGCGTGGACGTCGTCGCCCTCGCCAAGGGCCGCGACAGGCGGCCCGCCTCGCGCGCCGGGCGCGCGCCGATGCCCACCGACGAGCGGGTGTTCGTGCCGGGGCGCGCCGAGCCCATCGTCCTGCCCCGCGATGCCGCGGAATTGCACCTCCTCGAGCGCATCCGCGACGAGGCCCACCGCTTCGCCATCGCCTACCACCGCAAGCTTCGGCGTCGGCCCTTCCTGGGCTCTGTCCTGGACCGTATCCCGGGCGTTGGCCCGGCCCGCAAGAGGGCACTCGTCGCCCATTTCGGCAGCGTGCGGGCCATCCGCGCCGCCTCGCCGCGGGAACTGGCCGAAGTTCCGGGAATCTCGGCCAGGCAGGCGGCCATCATCCACGCCGCGTTCCACGACCAGGGCGCCTCGCCGCAAGCCACCTGA